One window from the genome of Eucalyptus grandis isolate ANBG69807.140 chromosome 7, ASM1654582v1, whole genome shotgun sequence encodes:
- the LOC104454511 gene encoding dr1-associated corepressor isoform X1, which yields MRKKLDTRFPAARIKKIMQADEDVGKIALAVPVLVSKALELFLQDLCDRTYEITLQRGAKTMNSLHLKHCVQSYNVFDFLREIVSRVPDYGHGHGHSDAVSEDRTVSRRRKATIDDGNDTDEESKKSRMLEMAHTGSSGRGRGRGRGRGRGRGGRATERETVHHETESSEPTTSLQPVNKNIVNQGTVSDHSSEPKKTAEETITATDGSKLGAHGFDLNTQVTENEGTPAKVPVAGVSSEEPNVDEAKHEEYPGWSLSEVDKMSIDPLQLANLGTRIDEDDEDYDEEG from the exons GCAAGGATCAAGAAGATAATGCAAGCAGATGAAGATGTAGGGAAAATTGCATTAGCAGTTCCTGTTCTAGTCT CTAAAGCATTAGAATTATTTTTGCAAGACCTTTGTGACCGTACATACGAGATAACACTTCAAAGGGGAGCAAAGACTATGAATTCGCTGCATTT AAAGCATTGTGTGCAAAGCTATAATGTGTTTGATTTCCTGAGGGAGATTGTCAGCAGGGTTCCTGACTATGGTCATGGTCATGGTCATTCAGATGCTGTCTCTGAGGATAGAACAGTGTCCAGGAGAAG GAAGGCCACCATCGATGATGGTAATGACACTGATGAGGAATCCAAGAAGAGCAGGATG CTTGAGATGGCCCATACTGGCAGCAGTGGCAGAGGAAGAGGCCGTGGCCGAGGAAGAGGCCGCGGGCGTGGTGGCCGAGCCACTGAGAGGGAGACTGTGCACCATGAAACTGAATCATCTGAGCCGACCACATCTCTGCAACCTGTCAACAAGAACATTGTCAATCAAGGAACAGTTTCAGATCACAGCTCTGAGCCAAAGAAAACTGCTGAGGAAACTATCACAGCCACTGATGGTTCCAAGCTTGGAGCGCATGGTTTTGATCTGAACACTCAAGTTACTGAGAATGAGGGCACCCCAGCGAAAGTTCCAGTAGCTGGTGTTTCATCTGAGGAACCTAATGTTGATGAGGCCAAACACGAAGAATATCCAGGATGGTCACTGTCCGAGGTTGACAAGATGTCCATTGACCCTCTTCAATTAGCAAATCTGGGTACCCGCattgatgaggatgatgaagacTACGATGAGGAGGGCTGA
- the LOC104454511 gene encoding dr1-associated corepressor isoform X2 produces MARIKKIMQADEDVGKIALAVPVLVSKALELFLQDLCDRTYEITLQRGAKTMNSLHLKHCVQSYNVFDFLREIVSRVPDYGHGHGHSDAVSEDRTVSRRRKATIDDGNDTDEESKKSRMLEMAHTGSSGRGRGRGRGRGRGRGGRATERETVHHETESSEPTTSLQPVNKNIVNQGTVSDHSSEPKKTAEETITATDGSKLGAHGFDLNTQVTENEGTPAKVPVAGVSSEEPNVDEAKHEEYPGWSLSEVDKMSIDPLQLANLGTRIDEDDEDYDEEG; encoded by the exons GCAAGGATCAAGAAGATAATGCAAGCAGATGAAGATGTAGGGAAAATTGCATTAGCAGTTCCTGTTCTAGTCT CTAAAGCATTAGAATTATTTTTGCAAGACCTTTGTGACCGTACATACGAGATAACACTTCAAAGGGGAGCAAAGACTATGAATTCGCTGCATTT AAAGCATTGTGTGCAAAGCTATAATGTGTTTGATTTCCTGAGGGAGATTGTCAGCAGGGTTCCTGACTATGGTCATGGTCATGGTCATTCAGATGCTGTCTCTGAGGATAGAACAGTGTCCAGGAGAAG GAAGGCCACCATCGATGATGGTAATGACACTGATGAGGAATCCAAGAAGAGCAGGATG CTTGAGATGGCCCATACTGGCAGCAGTGGCAGAGGAAGAGGCCGTGGCCGAGGAAGAGGCCGCGGGCGTGGTGGCCGAGCCACTGAGAGGGAGACTGTGCACCATGAAACTGAATCATCTGAGCCGACCACATCTCTGCAACCTGTCAACAAGAACATTGTCAATCAAGGAACAGTTTCAGATCACAGCTCTGAGCCAAAGAAAACTGCTGAGGAAACTATCACAGCCACTGATGGTTCCAAGCTTGGAGCGCATGGTTTTGATCTGAACACTCAAGTTACTGAGAATGAGGGCACCCCAGCGAAAGTTCCAGTAGCTGGTGTTTCATCTGAGGAACCTAATGTTGATGAGGCCAAACACGAAGAATATCCAGGATGGTCACTGTCCGAGGTTGACAAGATGTCCATTGACCCTCTTCAATTAGCAAATCTGGGTACCCGCattgatgaggatgatgaagacTACGATGAGGAGGGCTGA